A part of Candidatus Deferrimicrobium borealis genomic DNA contains:
- a CDS encoding BrnT family toxin — protein sequence MKPADLIANCVGFEWDEGNLPKIWEKHNVSGAECEQIFFNHPLVAARDEKHSGGEDRYYALGHTDMGRFLFVVFTIRKELVRPISARDMNRKERKVYESS from the coding sequence ATGAAGCCGGCGGACCTGATTGCGAATTGTGTTGGCTTTGAGTGGGATGAGGGGAACCTCCCCAAGATTTGGGAGAAGCACAATGTTTCCGGGGCCGAATGTGAACAAATCTTTTTCAACCATCCCCTGGTCGCCGCTCGGGATGAGAAGCATTCAGGCGGAGAAGACCGGTATTACGCGCTGGGACACACCGATATGGGGCGGTTCCTTTTCGTGGTGTTCACGATCAGGAAAGAATTGGTCCGGCCGATCTCGGCGCGAGACATGAACCGGAAAGAAAGGAAGGTGTACGAGTCGTCATGA
- a CDS encoding sulfatase-like hydrolase/transferase, translating to MGTSGLAFPPGVAGTPTPNPDKLWGTKAFDRLQTPGLYPGKGPPPFFWSCTAGRAAFVTGQLPIRTGMTTVGQAGSPVGLPAQAMTIATALKDLGYATGQFGKNHLGDLNEFLPTVHGFDEFFGYLYHLDAMEDPAHPAYPQELLDKVGPRNMVHSWATDKDDPTVMPRWGKIGKQKIEDAGALYPKRMETVDDEILAKALAFVDKSGKDGKPFFLWLNPTRMHIVTHLSDKYQKMRTSKNGWSIQEAGMAQLDDIVGDVMKKLKDMGVDGNTIVVFTTDNGTETFTWPDGGNTPFRGQKGTIYEGGFRAPAIIRWPGKVPAGKVENGIISGLDWFPTFVAAAGNPNIKEELLKGKKVGDRTYKNHLDSYNQLDMITGKGPSKRHEIFYFGESTLGAVRIGDFKYRFIDQPGGWVGPKLHVDAPVLTNLRLDPFERLDYPSNGTLAGSLYYFPSWFVYEFWRFVFVQQEVAKLALTAMEYPPLQKGASFNLDAVKAKIEEAMRSQRSGQ from the coding sequence TTGGGAACATCCGGCCTTGCGTTCCCCCCGGGGGTGGCCGGAACCCCAACCCCAAACCCCGACAAACTTTGGGGAACGAAGGCATTCGACCGGTTACAAACCCCCGGACTGTACCCGGGAAAAGGCCCGCCGCCCTTTTTTTGGAGCTGTACGGCAGGCCGCGCCGCCTTCGTCACCGGGCAGTTGCCGATCCGCACCGGCATGACGACGGTCGGCCAGGCAGGTTCACCCGTCGGATTGCCCGCCCAGGCAATGACCATCGCCACGGCGCTTAAAGACTTGGGGTATGCCACGGGGCAGTTCGGCAAGAACCATCTGGGCGATCTCAACGAATTTCTGCCGACCGTCCACGGCTTCGACGAGTTCTTCGGTTACCTCTATCACCTGGACGCCATGGAGGATCCGGCGCATCCTGCCTACCCGCAGGAGTTGCTGGACAAGGTCGGGCCGCGCAACATGGTCCACAGCTGGGCAACGGACAAGGATGACCCGACGGTGATGCCGCGCTGGGGCAAGATCGGCAAGCAGAAGATCGAGGACGCCGGAGCGCTCTATCCCAAGCGGATGGAGACGGTGGACGACGAGATCCTCGCGAAGGCGCTCGCCTTCGTGGACAAGTCCGGGAAAGACGGCAAGCCGTTCTTCCTCTGGCTCAATCCGACACGCATGCACATCGTCACCCATCTCTCGGACAAGTATCAGAAGATGCGCACCTCGAAGAACGGCTGGTCCATCCAGGAAGCCGGCATGGCCCAGCTCGACGACATCGTCGGCGATGTCATGAAGAAGCTCAAGGACATGGGCGTGGACGGGAACACCATCGTCGTGTTCACCACCGACAACGGCACGGAGACGTTCACCTGGCCGGACGGTGGCAACACGCCGTTCCGGGGACAAAAAGGCACGATCTATGAAGGCGGTTTCCGCGCGCCGGCGATAATCCGCTGGCCCGGCAAGGTCCCGGCCGGCAAGGTCGAGAACGGCATCATCTCCGGCCTCGACTGGTTCCCTACCTTCGTCGCGGCGGCCGGCAATCCGAACATCAAGGAGGAATTGCTGAAGGGGAAGAAGGTCGGCGACCGGACCTACAAGAACCATCTCGACAGCTATAACCAGCTGGACATGATCACCGGAAAGGGGCCGTCGAAGCGCCACGAGATCTTCTATTTCGGGGAAAGCACCCTCGGCGCGGTGCGGATCGGCGACTTCAAGTACCGTTTCATCGACCAGCCCGGCGGCTGGGTCGGCCCCAAGCTCCATGTCGATGCGCCGGTTCTTACGAACCTGCGCCTGGACCCTTTCGAGCGTTTGGACTATCCGAGCAACGGGACTCTCGCCGGCTCCCTCTACTATTTCCCCTCCTGGTTCGTGTACGAGTTCTGGCGATTCGTGTTCGTCCAGCAGGAGGTGGCCAAGCTGGCACTGACGGCCATGGAGTACCCGCCCCTGCAGAAGGGGGCCAGTTTCAACCTGGACGCCGTGAAAGCGAAGATAGAGGAGGCCATGAGGTCGCAGCGTTCCGGGCAGTAA
- a CDS encoding BrnA antitoxin family protein, with protein MKKIPKFSSEAEERSFWRTADSTDYVDWKKAQRMVFTNLKPSLKTISLRLPESMIEELKLLANKRDVPYQSLLKVFLGERIEQELRSVPYKRAKA; from the coding sequence ATGAAAAAGATTCCGAAGTTTTCGTCCGAAGCAGAGGAACGTAGTTTCTGGCGAACCGCCGACTCGACGGACTATGTGGATTGGAAGAAGGCGCAGAGGATGGTATTCACGAATTTGAAACCGTCCCTGAAGACGATCTCGTTGCGCCTTCCAGAGTCGATGATCGAGGAATTAAAGCTTCTGGCGAACAAGCGTGATGTTCCGTACCAATCGTTGCTCAAAGTGTTTCTTGGAGAGCGAATTGAACAGGAGCTTCGATCGGTCCCTTATAAACGGGCAAAAGCCTGA
- a CDS encoding cytochrome c3 family protein, whose protein sequence is MLLLGLFLGAGCGQKQQTVPPSFVGAKVCGGCHGKEYALWEKSDHALAMQEANDNTVLGNFDNATFTYYGITSTFYKRDGKFFVRTDGPDGTLQEFEIAYTFGVRPLQQYLVRFPRGRFQALTICWDTRPKAEGGQRWFHLYPDEFIRHDDILHWTKPSETWNFMCAPCHSTGLRKKYDLSKDAYATTWFEIDVSCEECHGPGSNHVAWAKEGNRGGKGDPAKGLVAILSDPAKGNWVLDPGARTARRTAPLSSSAQTDTCFRCHAREVPILDPWIAGTPLLDAHMPQVLTRELYHPDGQILDEVYEYGSFVQSRMYRAGVRCSDCHDPHSLKLRASGNGVCTSCHRPEEYDAPSHHRHKPGRRGAPASSAT, encoded by the coding sequence GTGCTTTTGCTTGGCCTGTTTCTGGGGGCCGGTTGCGGGCAGAAGCAGCAGACCGTTCCACCGTCCTTCGTGGGCGCGAAAGTCTGCGGAGGGTGCCACGGCAAGGAGTACGCTCTCTGGGAGAAGTCGGACCACGCCCTGGCGATGCAGGAGGCAAACGACAACACGGTTCTTGGGAACTTCGACAACGCCACCTTCACCTATTACGGCATCACCTCCACGTTCTATAAAAGGGACGGGAAGTTCTTCGTCCGGACGGACGGCCCCGACGGGACGCTCCAGGAGTTCGAGATCGCCTACACCTTCGGGGTCCGGCCGCTCCAGCAGTACCTGGTCCGCTTCCCCCGGGGGCGGTTCCAGGCCCTCACCATCTGCTGGGACACCCGGCCGAAGGCGGAAGGGGGCCAGCGCTGGTTCCACCTCTACCCGGACGAGTTCATCCGCCACGACGACATCCTCCACTGGACGAAGCCGTCCGAGACGTGGAACTTCATGTGCGCCCCGTGCCACTCGACGGGCCTGCGGAAGAAGTACGACCTGTCGAAGGACGCCTACGCCACCACCTGGTTCGAGATCGACGTCTCCTGCGAGGAGTGCCACGGGCCCGGGTCGAACCACGTCGCCTGGGCGAAGGAGGGGAACCGGGGCGGGAAGGGCGACCCGGCGAAAGGGCTCGTGGCGATCCTGTCCGACCCGGCGAAGGGGAACTGGGTCCTCGACCCGGGGGCCCGGACCGCCCGCCGGACCGCTCCCCTCTCCTCTTCCGCACAGACGGACACCTGCTTCCGTTGCCACGCCCGGGAGGTTCCGATCCTGGATCCCTGGATCGCGGGGACACCGCTCCTCGACGCTCACATGCCCCAGGTGCTCACCCGGGAGCTCTATCATCCGGACGGGCAGATCCTCGACGAGGTGTACGAGTACGGCTCTTTCGTGCAGAGCCGGATGTACCGGGCGGGGGTCCGGTGCTCCGACTGCCACGACCCCCACTCCCTGAAGCTGCGCGCCTCCGGGAACGGGGTGTGCACCTCCTGCCACCGGCCGGAAGAGTACGACGCGCCTTCCCACCACCGGCACAAGCCGGGACGAAGGGGGGCGCCTGCGTCGAGTGCCACATGA
- a CDS encoding bifunctional metallophosphatase/5'-nucleotidase, giving the protein MLSSELAAAADGKKTFTILHTNDMHASFIGMGPASDYSPFTLNDDKTRGGYARLAGLIAKRKAARKGQGPVLVLDAGDYSMGTAFSAATRETGGELHLMGLMGYDATTFGNHEFDLGPAGLGKSIGAAVKAGRIPAVLAANTSFAGSDATLADLQRLAKEGVVRRYLVIERGGLRFGILGSLGKEAMIYTSGGATTFADPTESAREVVKILREKEKVDVVIALSHGGLEKGKDGRYTDGEDVRLARDVPGIDVVISGHSHTELKEAIIVNGRTPVVQTGKESNNLGELVITLDGGKLTVASYRLHPIDDSIAGDRAIAAEIEKLKKSVSGAAFASRGYSVDQPLAIAPRDLPNTYTDIAAGTLLANLVTDSFRAATKADIGFTANGMMRAGLSRGKTGVQTVYDIFAVAPLGSGVVDPTPGSTLVTGYFTGQDLKTLLEFLLVDNAAHPGEYFPRTSGMRFRYDPSRPKFDVVTAIELGDLDRGYKAIDISGKDARLYSLTCPLMLGVFIVAIPKTTKGKLALVPKNKEGQPLKSRVEALDAPRENSGYLLPPPGTTDKASVATGTGKNAGREIKEWQAIMDHLRSLPVKGKGELPVIPVDDRAAEVRAIKVG; this is encoded by the coding sequence GTGCTGTCCTCCGAACTGGCGGCAGCGGCGGATGGGAAAAAGACCTTCACCATCCTGCACACCAACGACATGCACGCGAGCTTCATCGGCATGGGTCCGGCGTCGGATTACAGCCCGTTCACGCTCAACGACGACAAGACCCGTGGCGGATACGCGCGGCTGGCTGGTTTGATCGCGAAGCGGAAGGCGGCGCGCAAGGGGCAGGGCCCGGTGCTGGTGCTCGACGCGGGCGACTACAGCATGGGCACGGCGTTCAGCGCCGCGACGCGCGAGACCGGCGGCGAACTGCACCTCATGGGCTTGATGGGGTATGACGCCACCACCTTCGGCAATCATGAATTCGATCTCGGGCCGGCCGGCCTGGGCAAGTCCATCGGCGCCGCCGTCAAGGCCGGCCGCATCCCGGCGGTGCTCGCTGCGAATACCAGTTTCGCCGGGAGCGACGCCACGCTGGCCGACCTCCAGCGCCTGGCCAAGGAGGGCGTGGTCCGCCGCTACCTGGTGATCGAGCGCGGCGGCCTGCGCTTCGGCATCCTGGGGAGCCTCGGCAAGGAGGCCATGATCTACACCAGCGGCGGAGCCACGACCTTCGCCGACCCCACCGAGTCCGCCAGGGAGGTGGTGAAGATCCTGCGCGAGAAGGAGAAGGTGGATGTGGTCATCGCGCTCAGCCACGGCGGCCTGGAGAAAGGCAAGGACGGGCGCTACACCGACGGCGAGGACGTGCGCCTGGCCAGGGACGTGCCGGGCATCGACGTGGTGATCAGCGGCCACAGCCACACCGAGTTGAAGGAAGCGATCATCGTCAACGGCCGCACGCCGGTGGTCCAGACCGGCAAGGAAAGCAACAACCTCGGCGAACTGGTGATCACGCTGGACGGCGGCAAGCTGACGGTCGCGTCGTACCGGCTCCATCCGATCGACGACAGCATCGCCGGCGACCGGGCCATCGCCGCCGAGATCGAAAAGCTCAAGAAGTCCGTCAGCGGAGCCGCGTTCGCCTCGCGCGGCTACAGCGTCGATCAGCCGCTGGCCATCGCGCCGCGCGATCTGCCCAACACCTACACCGACATCGCCGCCGGAACCCTCCTGGCCAACCTCGTCACCGACTCGTTCCGCGCAGCCACCAAGGCCGACATCGGGTTCACCGCCAACGGCATGATGCGTGCCGGTCTTTCCCGCGGGAAGACGGGCGTGCAGACCGTCTACGACATATTTGCCGTGGCGCCCCTCGGCTCCGGGGTGGTCGATCCAACACCCGGCAGTACCCTCGTCACCGGCTATTTCACCGGCCAGGACCTGAAGACCCTGCTCGAGTTTCTGCTCGTCGACAACGCGGCTCACCCGGGCGAGTATTTCCCCCGCACCTCCGGCATGCGGTTCCGCTACGACCCGTCGCGCCCGAAGTTCGACGTCGTGACGGCCATCGAGCTGGGAGACCTCGACCGCGGCTACAAGGCGATCGACATCAGCGGCAAGGACGCGCGCCTGTATAGCCTGACCTGCCCCCTGATGCTCGGCGTATTTATCGTGGCCATCCCCAAGACCACCAAAGGCAAGCTGGCTCTTGTTCCCAAGAACAAGGAGGGGCAGCCCCTCAAGTCCAGAGTCGAGGCACTCGATGCGCCTCGCGAAAACTCGGGTTACCTGCTGCCGCCGCCGGGTACGACGGACAAGGCGAGCGTCGCCACCGGAACGGGGAAAAACGCCGGCCGCGAGATCAAGGAGTGGCAGGCGATCATGGATCACCTCCGCAGTCTGCCGGTCAAGGGCAAGGGCGAACTGCCCGTGATCCCGGTCGATGACCGCGCCGCGGAGGTCCGGGCGATCAAGGTGGGCTGA
- a CDS encoding tetratricopeptide repeat protein: protein MTALLLSTLLAAGIAFSQSPPGSPAGDNTVLPEVSAAGVTGSAGCRECHERFYQLWSTSFHGLAMQAFTPKLAKEKLTEPAGDLAAGALRYRADIGGETAWVVEQGTKGERKHPIDYAVGGKNVFYFLTPMEKGRLQVLPVAYDVRKKEWFLTTASHLRPFSDNAAPLPWTDPLYTFNTSCHGCHVSQVSVNYDLSTDSYRTTWTEPGINCETCHNPGGEHVRVARETPKGEPLKDPKIIVTKTFTVEQHNSTCGPCHAKMSPVSPAFTPGERFFDHFDLTTLEDPDFSPDGRDLGENYTYTRWRMSPCVKSGKLSCMHCHTSSGRYRFRKPEDANKACLPCHEERVGNAAAHSRHPAESEASRCVSCHMPMTEFARMRRSDHSMLPPTPAATLAYKSPNACNLCHADKTAAWADNLVRAWRPRDYQAPVLRQAGLVDAARKREWKRLPEMLSYLEEKDRDEVVATSLIRLLRACPDDRKWPAFLQALSDPSPLVRGAAAVALTGYVTPQSIHPLLAATRDDYRLVRVRAAAALAGVPPDRLGVVDRLSLEKAREEAETSFRARPDDHASHYNLGNLHLAEGNPKKAIDEYEISSRLRPDSVPPLVNASMAYYALGEKENAEKSLRRAVKIAPENVVARLNLGMLLGEMGKEKEAEKEFRAAAKADPKSAQAAYNLCVVTSKDRTDEALKWCRKATSLRPEDPRYGYTYAFLLDRKGDTAKAVPVLRKIVDRNQPYSPAYVMLGTIYEKQGKAGEAKKVYRKAADNAQLPDPDRAQFRNRLQAMGK from the coding sequence TTGACCGCACTCCTCCTTTCGACGCTTCTCGCTGCCGGCATCGCCTTCTCGCAATCCCCGCCGGGGTCCCCCGCCGGGGACAACACTGTCCTCCCCGAGGTCTCCGCGGCCGGCGTGACCGGCTCCGCCGGGTGCAGGGAGTGCCACGAGCGGTTCTACCAGCTCTGGTCCACCTCCTTCCACGGGCTGGCGATGCAGGCGTTCACCCCGAAGCTCGCGAAGGAGAAGCTCACGGAGCCGGCGGGGGATCTCGCGGCGGGAGCGCTGCGCTACCGGGCCGACATCGGGGGCGAAACTGCGTGGGTCGTCGAGCAAGGCACGAAGGGGGAGCGGAAGCACCCGATCGACTACGCCGTGGGCGGGAAGAACGTCTTCTACTTCCTCACCCCCATGGAGAAAGGGCGCCTGCAGGTCCTCCCCGTCGCCTACGACGTTCGGAAGAAGGAGTGGTTCCTGACCACCGCCAGCCACCTCCGCCCCTTTTCCGACAACGCGGCGCCCCTCCCGTGGACCGACCCGCTCTACACCTTCAATACCTCGTGCCACGGCTGCCACGTGAGCCAGGTATCCGTCAACTACGACCTGTCGACGGACAGCTACCGCACCACCTGGACGGAGCCGGGGATCAACTGCGAGACGTGCCACAACCCCGGGGGCGAGCACGTGCGGGTCGCCCGGGAGACCCCGAAGGGGGAGCCGCTCAAGGACCCGAAGATCATCGTCACCAAGACGTTCACCGTGGAGCAGCACAACTCCACCTGCGGCCCGTGCCACGCGAAGATGTCCCCCGTCTCCCCGGCCTTCACGCCGGGGGAGCGGTTCTTCGACCATTTCGACCTCACGACCCTGGAGGACCCGGACTTCTCCCCGGACGGCCGGGACCTCGGGGAGAACTACACCTACACGCGCTGGAGGATGAGCCCGTGCGTGAAGTCCGGAAAGCTCAGCTGCATGCACTGCCACACCTCCAGCGGCCGGTATCGATTCCGGAAGCCCGAGGACGCCAACAAGGCGTGTCTCCCGTGCCACGAGGAGCGGGTGGGGAACGCCGCCGCCCACAGCCGCCACCCGGCGGAGAGCGAGGCGAGCCGTTGCGTCTCCTGCCACATGCCCATGACCGAATTCGCCCGGATGCGGCGCAGCGACCACTCCATGCTGCCGCCGACGCCTGCGGCGACCCTCGCCTACAAATCTCCCAACGCCTGCAACCTGTGCCACGCGGACAAGACCGCCGCGTGGGCGGACAACCTCGTCCGCGCGTGGCGTCCGCGGGATTACCAGGCGCCGGTGCTGCGGCAGGCGGGACTCGTGGACGCGGCCCGGAAGCGGGAGTGGAAGCGGCTGCCGGAGATGCTCTCCTACCTGGAGGAGAAGGACCGGGACGAGGTCGTCGCCACCTCCCTGATCCGCCTCCTGCGGGCGTGCCCGGACGACAGGAAATGGCCCGCGTTCCTCCAGGCCCTTTCGGACCCTTCGCCCCTGGTCCGGGGAGCCGCCGCCGTGGCGTTGACCGGATACGTCACTCCGCAATCCATCCACCCCCTCCTCGCGGCGACCCGGGACGACTACCGCTTGGTGCGCGTCCGCGCTGCCGCGGCGCTCGCCGGCGTGCCGCCGGACCGGCTCGGGGTAGTGGACCGGCTTTCTTTGGAGAAGGCCCGGGAGGAGGCGGAAACGTCGTTCCGTGCACGGCCGGACGACCACGCCTCCCACTACAACCTGGGGAACCTGCACCTGGCCGAAGGGAACCCGAAGAAGGCCATCGACGAATACGAGATCTCTTCCAGGTTGCGCCCCGACAGCGTGCCGCCGCTGGTCAACGCGTCGATGGCCTACTACGCCCTCGGGGAGAAGGAGAATGCGGAGAAGTCGCTGCGCCGGGCGGTGAAGATCGCCCCGGAAAACGTGGTCGCGCGACTGAACCTCGGAATGCTGCTGGGGGAGATGGGGAAGGAGAAGGAGGCGGAAAAGGAGTTCCGGGCGGCGGCGAAGGCCGACCCGAAATCCGCGCAGGCGGCCTACAACCTGTGCGTGGTCACGTCGAAGGACCGGACGGACGAGGCACTGAAGTGGTGCAGGAAAGCGACCAGCCTGCGTCCCGAGGATCCCCGGTACGGCTACACGTACGCGTTCCTCCTGGACCGGAAGGGGGACACGGCAAAGGCGGTCCCCGTCCTGCGGAAGATCGTGGACCGGAACCAACCGTACTCACCCGCCTACGTCATGCTCGGCACGATCTACGAGAAACAGGGGAAGGCCGGCGAGGCGAAGAAGGTCTACAGGAAGGCCGCGGACAACGCGCAGCTGCCGGATCCCGACCGGGCGCAATTCCGGAACAGGCTCCAGGCCATGGGGAAATAG